From one Notolabrus celidotus isolate fNotCel1 chromosome 24, fNotCel1.pri, whole genome shotgun sequence genomic stretch:
- the trim25l gene encoding tripartite motif-containing protein 16 — protein MSSKLWTEEQFNCPVCLDLPNDPVTIPCGHSYCMACIKDYWSKDDPKGVYSCPQCRKTFCPKPSLSRNTMLAEAVEQLRKGASKSQVRESMRSRGSSSSSSRAKPKLSTSAVLCDMCKGEERAAVKSCLVCMSSYCTAHLKPHQTKKSLKQHELIGPTSNLSEKICTQHKYLQEFYCRHCKIFVCWLCTSDIHKGHECVSTKAERLDKQKALSEMQTENQQRLKDRELELKDLKKVMDVMQNSTHRVHDDMEHTLSELQHSVERLQELLEEIVVQAGQEKMGQAQEVSDSLEAEIKELRQRDTEMKDLARCEDHIYYLQTCESMCNPLESGDLPSVVVNHEASFEPVRETILDLREKIEDMCNHELSKITKQVNDTTMFTLGDSNRLGHKAGILKLFSGLGSRNTNNRSPRSTDRRGLGIGPRSPDVRSRDTRDKGNTNSPRLRDRLRIGEREPARESNNRLNPGTSPRASPTPSRRESQSLWSRSNQSQAAPAPTPTPVHASPAPAPAPAPAPASTGGSAFSRMASISSIFRSHRRGTTPATPMNSAPPAAGNPWGMSALPETPTVVNPGLFLDSPSPNTAMQAPAFPLLREISIDSIQAPEPRAREEFLQYSVILTLDPNTAHRRLVLSEGNTKATLQSAAQQYPDTPQRFDGWTQVMCPSPLNAQRCYWEVEWRGRGSSIGVTYGALSRKGSDARSGLGYNAQSWTLELSDTCCSAMHDNEKKDIPVTYSPRLGIYLDLSDGMLSFYSVAGSLTHLHTFRANFTQPVYAAFGVGSGVGVGLDFALGQFSSSSDSIKICPM, from the exons ATGAGCTCCAAACTTTGGACAGAGGAGCAGTTCAACTGCCCCGTGTGTCTGGATCTCCCAAATGATCCAGTCACCATCCCCTGTGGGCACAGCTACTGCATGGCATGCATCAAGGACTACTGGAGCAAAGACGACCCAAAGGGGGTCTACAGCTGCCCCCAGTGCCGGAAGACCTTCTGCCCGAAGCCCTCCTTGTCCAGGAACACCATGCTGGCTGAAGCTGTAGAGCAGCTCCGCAAAGGGGCCAGCAAAAGTCAAGTGCGTGAGTCTATGCGAAGCCGtggttcctcctcttcttcatctcgaGCCAAACCAAAGCTCTCCACTTCTGCAGTTTTATGTGATATGTGCAAAGGAGAAGAACGGGCTGCAGTGAAGAGCTGCTTGGTGTGTATGAGCTCCTACTGCACTGCTCATCTGAAGCCCCATCAGACCAAGAAGAGCCTGAAGCAGCATGAGCTGATCGGACCTACAAGCAATCTGTCTGAGAAGATCTGCACCCAGCACAAGTACCTGCAGGAGTTCTACTGTCGGCACTGTAAGATCTTCGTGTGCTGGCTTTGCACCAGTGACATCCACAAAGGTCACGAGTGTGTGTCCACTAAGGCCGAACGCTTGGATAAACAG AAAGCACTGTCAGAGATGCAGACTGAGAACCAGCAGAGGCTAAAAGACAGAGAGCTGGAGCTGAAAGACCTGAAGAAGGTGATGGATGTGATGCAG AATTCTACACACAGGGTCCATGACGACATGGAGCACACTCTGTCCGAGCTGCAGCACTCGGTGGAGCGTCtgcaggagctgctggaggagattGTGGTTCAGGCGGGGCAGGAGAAGATGGGCCAAGCTCAGGAGGTCTCTGACAGCCTGGAGGCTGAGATCAAGGAGCTGAGGCAGAGGGACACGGAGATGAAGGACCTAGCTAGATGTGAAGACCACATCTACTACCTGCAG ACTTGTGAGTCCATGTGCAACCCCCTTGAGTCTGGAGACCTCCCCTCTGTAGTGGTCAATCATGAAGCTTCTTTTGAGCCTGTACGCGAAACCATCTTGGACCTCAGGGAGAAAATCGAGGACATGTGCAACCACGAGCTTAGCAAGATCACCAAACAAG TCAACGACACAACAATGTTCACTTTGGGAGACT CGAACCGCTTGGGACATAAAGCAGGGATTCTAAAAC TGTTTTCTGGGCTCGGTTCTCGCAACACAAACAACCGGTCTCCACGAAGCACCGATAGACGTGGACTCG GTATAGGCCCCAGAAGTCCTGACGTGAGGAGTAGAGACACACGAG ATAAAGGAAACACAAACTCACCAAGACTTCGAGACAGACTTAGAATAGGGGAGAGAGAGCCTG CAAGAGAGAGCAACAACAGACTCAACCCAGGAACAAGTCCCAGAGCAAGCCCAACTCCTAGCCGTAGAGAGTCTCAGTCCCTCTGGAGCAGGTCAAACCAGAGCCAGGCTGCCCCAGCACCCACTCCTACTCCAGTCCATGCTTCTCCAGCTcctgctccagctccagctcctgcaCCAGCATCAACTGGAG GATCAGCTTTCAGTCGGATGGCATCCATCAGCAGTATTTTCCGCTCTCATCGTCGCGGCACCACCCCAGCTACCCCGATGAATAGTGCGCCACCTGCTGCAGGAAACCCAT GGGGGATGTCTGCTTTGCCTGAAACACCCACAGTTG TCAACCCCGGTCTTTTCTTGGACTCACCCAGTCCTAACACCGCGATGCAGGCTCCTGCTTTCCCTCTAT TGAGAGAAATCAGCATTGATAGCATTCAGGCCCCAGAACCAAGAGCCAGGGAGGAGTTCCTGCAGT ACTCTGTGATCTTGACCCTTGACCCCAACACGGCCCACAGGCGACTGGTTCTCTCCGAGGGCAACACTAAAGCCACCCTGCAGAGTGCCGCTCAACAGTACCCCGACACCCCTCAGCGGTTCGACGGCTGGACTCAGGTGATGTGCCCGAGCCCGTTGAACGCCCAGCGCTGCTACTGGGAAGTGGAGTGGAGGGGGCGGGGCTCCTCCATCGGTGTGACCTATGGGGCGTTGAGCAGAAAGGGCTCGGATGCACGATCCGGACTCGGGTACAACGCCCAGTCCTGGACCCTTGAGTTGTCGGACACCTGCTGCTCGGCTATGCACGATAACGAGAAGAAGGACATACCGGTGACCTACTCCCCCCGCCTCGGTATCTACCTGGACCTGTCTGATGGGATGCTGTCGTTCTACAGCGTGGCGGGCAGCTTGACGCACCTTCACACATTTCGTGCCAACTTCACTCAGCCGGTTTACGCTGCCTTTGGGGTAGGGAGTGGAGTCGGTGTGGGTCTGGACTTTGCCCTTGGTCAGTTCAGCTCCAGTTCTGACAGCATTAAGATCTGTCCTATGTGA